CAGTCTTGTCAAAGCATTTTTGTCTTCAGCTAATTTTTTACACAGATTTACAAGCGGCTGAGAGATCGTGAATGATAAATCGTATTCTGCAATGAATGTGCACATGcatattttcaaaacacaattaaaaactgAGCTTAAAAAAATGGTTTAGGGTTCAATACACGTTAATCTCAATGTAAAGCATCTTTGGCATGCAGTCTGTTACAATAAAAtagctttgactttttttttactttgactgACCCCCCccttcttacacagaataaggcacgcaacatattaaatagtattctaagcagtgataaaggctatgtcgattagcattgAGAATAAGTCCAAATAGCCACCCTCATTGGCTAAAGTTATTTTCACTAACTTTGCCCACTTCTGCCTTTAATACAAATAGCATGTTACTTTTAAAAACTTTACTTGTGCAAATTGTATATACCACTATTTATACTGTAAATAGCAGCTTTGTATACAATGTGTAAATAGCCACTGATGACCAATGCAGTAGCATTTACAGTAATATACATACAAATGTAAGCATTGCTATATGATTCCTGTTGAAAAAGTTGTAAGAAATCTATAGTATGACACCCAAGTTCCTCATTTGCAGGACAGATGAAACCCAGAAACTCAGATCTGTCCCCAATGCTGAATGAACTGATCTGTATTGCTGGTTCAAAGCAATACAGGCACCATGCCTTTCTCATTGAAGCACTTTCTGTGTAATTATGTGAGAAAACAAGCAATATATCAAGAATTGGAGTGTATTCAAGTCTCTTATTAATATGATGTGTATAGCTTTTTATGAAACCTCTGTCCGACTGGgcctaaaaaaaattttaattcatgcttttttcaaaaatgaaaatgctgtcatcatttactcatcctcatgtcatttcaaagctGCAGGACTTGATTTTCTTTcatgataaaaagaaaatgtgtttttcattatCGTTTCACTGAGCTATTTGCAGTACAGATGAAACCCATAATCTCAAAGCTGTACGTTATGCTGGAGATGCTAGAACCTTGGTCTGTTCTGGATCACAACCACACAGGCACTGTGCCTATACGTGTTCCTGTCACAATAAATGAATTAGAAAGCACTTTCTTTGTGAATTCTATAACATTCAATTCATTTCAAGTGTATTCAAGCATTTGTTGTATTCAAGcattttatgaattttatttttgtaaaaaaaattataaaaatgactgTTTCCACTTTCTGTATGAAACATCTCTCCCACTGTGCCTCAGGGAAAAAAAGCAAAGTAATTCATGCTCGCCTGGATTTTTTGCATTCAGACGAACAAGATGAAtaacactgaaaagaaaaatgcagaGAAAAATTTCTTCaaggaaataaaaaatgtaaatgcagtcttcatttactcaccattgtgCAGTTTCAACCCTGACTGACTTCTGTTTGACATGGCTTTTACATGAGGCTTCAAAAAGCACACATAGCATCATAAAAAGCTAGTACTACACAAATCTTCTGAAGTCACTGGTAGCTTTGTTTGTGAAGTGTAAAAGTGTGAAGTGTGAGATGTAAATCATCACTTACTGAAACATTTGCCACATTTATAAGAGGAGTGCAAATGTCttatctgtgaaaaaaaaaaaaaatctttttttgagtTCAATTAATCTGTTGATCTACCGGTTCACACAACATATAAGGGTTAGGCTTGAGGGTAGGTAGATGACGACAGATTTTTCTTATTTGGGTGATCTAGGTCTTTAAAATCATTCCTGATCTTTTATGGCCAGTTGCAAACTCAGCCTTTAtgtttaaattaagttttaaaaactAGTCCGACCAACGAGCAGATTCATTCAGACTTTTTTTGTTCAGATGTATGATTTTCTAAGGGGCTGTGAACACAACGCGTCTTTGCTTCTAAAAATGCAAGATGTAGTGCTCAGGAATGATTATTAAAAAGCTCAGCACAGAATACCTCTTCTGCCACGCTGCTGATAATTAAATAGTTGCCATGCTAACTTGCTTCTGTAAACAAAATCTTGCAACATGCCCCACCTCTAGGGTCTTCTAATTGGCAGCACAACTATCGTCATCCAGAAATAAGCTATGATTTTCTGAGCTGTCAGGGTCACACTGACCCATGTGTCCTTTCCCTTCAAAAGGGCAGCAAGTCACTTGCATGCAGAGTGATTATCATGTGTGCAGGCAGAGAAGGGCATGAAACAACCAGTACCTTCTTGCAGAATGACAATgcaattttaatataacataatatgctCTTTTTGTTTTGACCAAGACAcatacacttctgttcaaaagttcagGGTGGTTAAGCCTATGTTGACCTAGGCTGCacttgtttgattaaaaatgtagtagaaacagtaatattgtgatttattattaaaattaacttGTATCACCAATAAACAAATAacttgtgtatattatatatatatatatatatatatatatatatatatattttttttttttttttttttttttttttttttttttaagtaatttattactttgacggcaaagctgaattatcagcttcattactccaatctttagtgccacatgatccttcagaaattattctaatatactgatttggtgctcaagaaacagttttatttttgaaaatatttgtgtgGTTTGTTATATTTGTGGAAatcttgatacttttttttttcaggattcttccaGTTCAAaataagttcaaaataacagcatttacttgaaaatgaaatattttgtaacagtataaatgtctggactgtcactttagatcaattgAACGCATccttgctataaaaaaaaaatcttaatcttaGTTCAAAacaggtgaagtgtgtaatttattcACCACTAAACAAACTGCAAATCATTTTCAAGCAGCTTTACCAAGTCTGCCATAGGTTAAAAAACAAATAAGTCAGAAAGGCGTTGAGATTTACCTGTATTATTGTCATGGTTTGCCCAGGTGGGAATCTTGTCCAATGGCACATAGTTTCCCCGATTATTTTTGCGCCTATCCTCTAAACCAAGACTGAATAAGtgctctgtaaaaaaaaagaaacaatactGTCAtaggagacagacagacaagagcatgtcttgtgaagcaaagctaatcagtttgaatgagcaGGGTTCATAAAGGTACATTTGCGACTAGCTCTATGCATCATGTCAGAGTGGTACTCTTTGGTGTGGTAATTGTGGCAGcaatgaaagtgtgtgtgagaaagaagtGACAAGCTAATGAGGGTACACTGTTCAGCATACAGCTGCAGGCCTGACATGGAACCAGACTGTGTGTGATCTGTTCCAACTCATGTACATGGACAATACAATTCAGTAATTTCCTAATTTTTATGTGGCCAAAATTTGAGAACTTGCGTTTAAATAAAGTTTAGTTTGCAATAGACTAAAGTTTACACAGTTGGTTTCTCATTACGGTCTATATTATCCTCCTTTCATTCTTCATCCACAGcttgacatttttctttcttaGGCTTTAGTTTCACTTTTGTTTCTCCCATTAATGCAACCTTTGTTGGCACTAAGTGACAAAACTCCTTACTAAAGTTTCATGGAAGagatggttaaaaaaaaacttccaatAATTCTGTATTTCAAAGAAAAGAACATTAACTTTGAAAAAaggttttgtttcttgtttttatcATAATCCAACAATTctagaaaacattgtattttaactTATTAAAACTACCTTGGTACTGActgaatatgaaaatgaaatcagaaatacacaaaacaaaGTTTTAGtaactaaaatgaaacatttggTATTTCTAGAAATCGGTCCAATATACAatagggaaaatatttatttgatccactgctgattttgtaagttttccCACTGAAATGAAAATCCaattctaacctttatataatgcgttttttttattattattctgtctctatacattaaaataaacctaccataaaaatgacaggcctttcatttctttgtaagtgggcgatcttacaaaatcagcaggggatcaaataaatattttccccagcCACTGTAAAGTGTAACTAGTTATTATGTGgtaaaataaatggtaaaaatataACAAGCTCTAAGAAGttccaaaaaaagtgtttttttttatttatttaattcaagaAAAAGTCTAccttgatattttttatataaacctGCTCTGATGTGCCCCTGCCGTCACTACTGCTTTTTCAAGCTGACTGGCCCTACATCTGCCTTTTCaaccatatttattcatttttttttttttttcatttttatcgtCCTGCACTCCCTATTGCTACACGAATGAAGATCTGTTTCACAAAGGCTGCTTTATGAGTGCAAtgtgtacttttttaaaatagcACAAAAGCCAACAAACCGGATTCATTTCATCAAGTCATCATCAAAAGATATTATAACACAAGTACCTGAAGTTTGTTCACTGCAATGCACTGCATTACTCACCATAACACACCAGCTCTCATCATCTACATGCATTTGATTTATGATAGCAGACCAATAATATGTGTCGAGTAGCATCACTGTCAACCTAATGATTAACAGTCCTGCAACTTCATAGGACATATCATAACCATACTCCACTGGAGGCCAAATGTTCAACAATCAATAAACTGTATTGTCATGAACTTCAGGTGATGTCAAGAACAGGAGGCAGTGCTTGTGCActtcaaattattaaaaataatcgtattttaataataaagtgTCTCTGTTGTAAAGCAAAATCATAAATGTTCTCAGGACAAAACAAGCTAAACTATGATATTAAACAATGCAGAACGGCCAAACACACTATCAAAGTTGCCTTATACCATCCTGTTCCCTGAAAGCAAATTTCTAggaaagtttagctccaactctgctcaaacacacctgatccaactaaacacacctgatccaactaaacacacctgatccaactaaacacacctgatccaactaaacacacctgatccaactattTTTTTAGCAGTATGCTTACCGTTTTAGACAACATGTCTAGAACTAAACTACTTATGAAGGTGGATATCCAGGACCAAGATCTAGCAAAAGTGCATGCATGCATGGcattaatttcattaaatgtttaattaacagAACTTTTAATTCGTAGTTAAGCTGATGCATTTATACAACCTGCCTCACATGTCAGTGGTCGTAGTTCATGGAAAGCACCAGGTTGgggattttattttatcataaggCGTTTCACTGTGTCAATCAAACCTGTACATGTTCCAATTCATTTATAAAAGTTTAAACACcaattaatgcatttatatttgcattttaacaGCTTTCTAACGCTGAACACATAAGGGCCTTGATCCGAGCATCACTCACTGATGCTCCACCTGCATCTGAAGGTGTGCATCTGTCTATGCTGTTGATTCAAGAGGCAGAGCGTCTATAAGACGAAATTTCTCCCGCACGTGCGTGCATGGACGCCAGGTTAAAGCCGGTGGATGTCAAGCCCCAAACTGACACTACCGTTATGaatcatgtatttaaataaaagacACACGACCAGAGTCCAAGAGAAACTTACCTTTCTCCGCTCTCCattcctttttctttttgctcATGGTGCGGTGGTGTGAGGGCTTCTGGTAAATGGGTTTTGAGTTAAGCAACCCCAGGCTCACAGAGAAATGCGCGCTGAAACTCGAGAGAAAGTCAAAGAGCTCCTGTAGCGTGATGCCTCACCTGAGAAACTGTCAGATTGTAGTTAGTGGGGAGACTGTGCGCGGTGATGCAACCTACCTTAATGCTATCAGTGGAGGCTGCGTGGAAAATGCCGCTCGGCTATTGGTCGGCTCGTACGCGGAAGCGGTGTTGCGATTGGATGGTTTCATGCGGCAGTCCGATAAAACGCGCATACGCTTGACGTGCGCTAGGTTAAGCGTCAAAGCGTTGTGTAGTGCTGGTAGGGTAGCAACCGCGGGGAGCGAGTGAAAGAGTGTGTGGTAGCGGTGATGTGCAACTTTATCAATACACTTTTGACCTagaatctatatatctatctatctatcgatgtGTAAATCTATAATAATCTGAAATTCCTTTATCAACATACcgtctttaaccctctgggcttcttcgggtcaaaaaagaccgaaaccatgtacgttttaaatttttaaatttttttgcttcatcggagggggatgaaacttggtgacttttgttgtattacctatgtgaacacacaaaaaaatcaaggagatgattctgatatgttaaagggtcgtaaaaaaaaattgcacacttagcttcctacgggtcaaaaatgacccacataggaaatgaatgggaaatacaagaaaatccgaaaactcagagaaactttggtggtacaaactacagatcagccactgtgcagaaaaaaagtgtacagcaatgaaggggtgacactctaaaacatcaagagtgcaaataagacaccctcccccccacacacacacacccacacacacaaacacacacacacacagagaaattaactggtaagactgaaacagcaaattttgctatattttactatataatcataataactccaaaactatagcaaggagagtcaaaaggtaggtatcgtttgaaagaactctttttaaatttttcaaaaatataaattagattacatttagacattgtcctgcagagaaattgcggataaaagacaaaatatatatataatttgtattatgattttgcatatctttcttatttgtcatggaataactcaggaaggaaataaggtaggaggaaaattcttttttagtgaagtccccctacatgttagctgcatctggataaaaaataataataatttggataaaggaatcaaaagttacagcatttggaacagagatagcctttttgtacagtctttgacgccccctcatgggcaattgtttctccatgaagaatatctagtcataaaagcaatagattatgttaattttaggctcattgtaattgtaataatatgctgtaaaaaatgaagtgccattttcaatgatctgtgaatgtttcatgagctgtatgatgtttttgacacattgcagtacattattttatagattatgaaaaaaaaagaaattgtatttatcaccaaataactcagcaatacttaagattttttcaaagtggatacattcactgtaaaggtcataccctaagctttcaaatgacatcaactttgtgttaatcaaggcaatatttttgaaaaatatggtaatgaatattttcgcagctaggtggcgcctgctggcggtacactcggttttagagggattactcagcactcgttaagagttaataaatgtgattagatgcattaaaaagctgagatcctaagctttaaaatgatatatagattgtgttgttccattcagtggttgcttagtaattcgattttttttctttccaaatgggaataaaaaaaataaataaaaaaaagctatggcagcctataggcggttacaggacattacacacatttattatattttaaagccactggatggcgctcttctcacttgaatttttttttattttaggcctgcactctattttgatgtgcaatggtgcatttattgaaaaaaaattaaaattaaaataaaataaaaatatatatattaattctaatggaaaaaattgctcataaaaaatatataattaatgcaaagtatcataaaaatctttaaaaattctaaataatatacaaaaaatattattgaacaaaaatatatttgattggttttcctgggaaaaaaaaagttacatttttaaggcttcggtcttttttgacccggaggaagctaagtgtaacccatttacgaagaagcccagaggtgTAAACGATGGCAATATGTGAAGTGGAGCGGTCATTTTACGTTCTTATTCATAAATCGGTAGAGCGATCTGGATCTGCGAATTGTCTCATTTTATAAATCAAATCACATCACTGAGAAACTGGATGCTAAATGACTACAAAATCACTGCACACAGTACCGTGCATCTGCATAAGTCGCAATAATTGTAATCAGTattcaattaatttttattatatttatgtatataccgTTTAGtatttaatgaaattattaataatgaaGCCCAAGTGCCACTTACAGGCCTATTATTTGAAGTAGGCTAGCGAAATGGTGACGTGAAAGggttatattatatttacatttagcagacgcttttatccaaagcgacttacagatgaggacagtggaagcaatcaaaaacaacaaaaagagcaatgatatataagtgctataacaagtctcaggttaacacagtacacgtagcatgtatttatagcatatatttatacatatttatttatattatttattaaagggtaTTATTAAAGGACTTTATTATATTACCATTTTTATAATTATGCAGCATTATGAAAGTGTCTtatgttcatcaagcctgcatttatttgatcaaaaataaagaaaaaaatatattaaattgtactgtaattgtaattgtattgTTCTCAAATTTGATCAATACATTAAGTTACAATAATAAGACAGTATATGATTGTTACtattcaaatcaaatcagtatcaacaaactacATCTTTccactgcagaggaaacacagaagctgcatcgaaagtgccatttagatgtatttactcaGACTGTTTAATGAAGATTTGAGGTTCTGataagttgagccactgatgtcacatggactgttttaccttACTTTGTTTATGGACCTGGGAATATTAcatttgcattgctgtctataggAGGGTCAAATAacgctcagatttcattaaaaatatcttaatttgttttctgaaaataaaCGTAGGtctaatgggtttggaacgacatgagggtgagtaaataatgacagaattaaaatatttgggttaactatcctttGAAACCTTATTTTGACGTTCTAAGCATTATCGCCTtgttcaaaaaaatatattttatttcatattatcagttaatatttaattaagaaaaaaagtttaattgaCAAAACACGATTTAAAGTCTTTAAAGTCATGACAGAATCTGACAGACCCAACAATAACCTAATAACATTTCGTCAAAATGACCCAAGAATCAGgattaggctatatgaaaaagAAATCTACCTCCAGAGGGCGTCATTCGCCGCTTTGCTTAAGATTCGAAGAGAGAACAAATCTAATAAAAAGACAGGAAAAATTGCTTAGCTATTAAGAAAAAACAAATCTGTATTCTCAGGCTAAccgattatttattatatatatatatatatatatatatatatatatatatatatatagagagagagagagagagagagagagagagagagagagagagagagagagagagagagagagagagataataaaaagaaaaaacgtgAAATAAAAATGCAAGCACGGGACTCTTATTAGATTTCCCACGATTTCCGGTTCCCATGTTTCCCATGATGCCGTGCCGTGCCCGGTGCGTAAACTCAAACAGTAGAAATGGAAGAGGGATCGAAGAAGAGAGAGTTTGAGCGTGCAAACATGACCGTCATCAAACATAGCAAAACCAACGAAGTTTCTAACAGCAGCTACAACACAATTATCCACACCGATCAGTGTACATCTCACGACGAAGAAGAATCAAAGGTTTCATCTGACGGAGAGAAGGAGAGGAACATTTTGTGCCAGGTCGATAATCCTGAACCCTCCGGTAAATCTAAAGTGGAACATTTGTACCTGCTGGACAACAGTGGTGAGACTGAGAGAGACGGGGAGCCCTTAAACCCATCACTGGACAAAGAAAATAGAAACAGCCGCACACATACGAGAACAGAACATAGAGCTGACGATAATGATGGTAAGTACTGGCAAATGGGTAACGTAGATTTCCTATCTATACTTCtctatagtaatagtaataagaaGTTGATCACAAATGAGAAGTCTAAAGAATATAAActtatcttgtgtgtgtgtgtgtgtgtgtgtgtgtgtgtgtgtgtgtctgtctgtctgtctgtctgtctgtcacggTCCTTTGGTCAGGATCGAGtgacaaatgacattttaatgttttttctttaaataattataagtaaaacatctgctaaatgtcgGCTTCTGGAAATTGATGAAAGTAATTTACATGATTTTTCAAGTACATGTTTTAAGCTGTTCGAGTCtcttaattgtatattttaatgaaaatagtgCAATTTAACACTTTACATTGATTGTAGCATGTATATGGTAATGTATGGTGAAACGAATTTTCTTTTAAGCAGACAGATGTTAGCTTTTGAAACTTGCAGTACAGATTAAAAAGTATGTCTTTATAGTATGTATGCCCACAGCATCacgcaaaaaaaatattattgtaccATTAATAATTTTCGAtctggacaaaaaaaaagaaaagtgtcatCATTTATCTCATTGATGTTTGCTACTTTAGTCTGTGCCTCTGAAAATCTTTGAATTTTTGATTCCACTGTTTTTATTTCAAGGCTGCCAACAGATGGAGGCTTTGGCCAGTTCTTCTTGCAGTCAAAGGGATTGTGAATCTAATGGAGTGTCTGCAAACCACATTGATGATGAGGAAATATTCAGGAGAGCAAGAGAAGAAGGACGAGTGAATGTTGTCTTTCCCGGCCGTATCACCCAGGATGGTTGCTGTAGATTTGTTTGTGAGCTTCTGAAGTGTGTTCTTTACCAGCGGCAGCAGATGCCCATGACATATGACCAAATGGTGTTCTTCCAGAAACAGCAGCATAATGCCACTCAGGTATTACAGAAGACCTCATTTGATTAGATATACCTTAATTTATAAATCTAATAAAGTTTGACGTAATTGTGCTGCCTTTCTCACAGACAGTGGACACGATAATTCGACGGTCTGTAAAGACATCTGAGGGCTTGGATTGGCGTCGGTGCCAGCGGACGTTGCAGGAGCTTGATGAAGTGCTGGCCCACCTTGAGGCACTGTTTTCTCTCAGCCGAGTTCCTCGTGTGCTTTTCATGCTGGGTGGGTCTACCATCATTCCCACGGAGCTGTATGAGGTGAACATGGAAGCGGTGGCCGTAGGGGCCGGGGAAAACAGCTTAAGGACCTCAACCTGTCTAAGACAGCTTTTCCGCATGTTGTTTGTGGCTGACCTGTTGTCAGAAACCAAGTCTGTGCGCCTCGTGACTACCACAGTCATGGCTCTGGGTCACCGGGATTGTGGCGTGACTGGGTTTAAGCCCAAAATGGATTTTAAAGTTCCTACAAAAGTGAAAAGGCAAGTCATCTCTATAGCCAGTGATTTGTCTCTCACTGGGGAGTTACAAAAAAGTAAAAGAGATCTGGAGGACTATATATGGTTTCAAGCCCCTGTCACAGTGAAAGGTTTATGTAAATGATAAGAGAATAAAGAGTAGCAGATTTCAGGGAATGTTAAAATATAGACCACTCCATTCTCAGGGATCACTGTACGACTGACCAAAAGTATATGggctattgttttatttttagttttttattcacaaattcttaatttaaatttaaaacctctgatttttttttatgccatgtTTACATTGTCATCAGGTAATCTatatatttgacattattaatTTTACAGAATACAGTGATGTTtctaatgtttaataattttggcTGCTACTCACTCCAAGACCATTTGTACCAGTTTGT
Above is a genomic segment from Carassius carassius chromosome 30, fCarCar2.1, whole genome shotgun sequence containing:
- the LOC132110559 gene encoding MAD2L1-binding protein-like, whose protein sequence is MEEGSKKREFERANMTVIKHSKTNEVSNSSYNTIIHTDQCTSHDEEESKVSSDGEKERNILCQVDNPEPSGKSKVEHLYLLDNSGETERDGEPLNPSLDKENRNSRTHTRTEHRADDNDGCQQMEALASSSCSQRDCESNGVSANHIDDEEIFRRAREEGRVNVVFPGRITQDGCCRFVCELLKCVLYQRQQMPMTYDQMVFFQKQQHNATQTVDTIIRRSVKTSEGLDWRRCQRTLQELDEVLAHLEALFSLSRVPRVLFMLGGSTIIPTELYEVNMEAVAVGAGENSLRTSTCLRQLFRMLFVADLLSETKSVRLVTTTVMALGHRDCGVTGFKPKMDFKVPTKVKRQVISIASDLSLTGELQKSKRDLEDYIWFQAPVTVKGLCK